Below is a window of Pochonia chlamydosporia 170 chromosome 7, whole genome shotgun sequence DNA.
ACCCTACTCCTACTCCTACACAAGCTAGTGTAGCGACTGTGCGCTATGTCTAACGATAAGTGTCACATTACGACTTGCTCCAGGTGCATTCGATAATGGATGCGAAATTTAATTAACACATCTATCTAGGAATTAGGTCCTCCTCTTTATCTCCTTAACAGTAAATTAGGAGGTTGGTGATAACCTTTAGAGTTAGATCACCAGCTACCGAGTTCCTCGTTAAGAGAGATCCTTAGTCACATAGGCGTTAACACCTATTGTGAAAGTTTCTAAGCAGTTTTTCCCATATTTATCTCAGTTAGAGAAACACTGCATGGTACACAAATTAAATAGGGCGGGCCCTCAACCTCTAATCCCAATTTGGACATATTAGACACTGGTTAACACCCCAGTCGAAGGATATATGCAGTCTCGTGTTAAAGTTCGAAATGGTATAAACTGCTCCCTCTACACTACTTGCTCCTGTTCAATGCTCTTCTCCTAAGTTACCACTGATTACGCATAATACCGGGGATTTTTGTGGTACATGGAAGCAATTAAACTTTCTGGAGACAGTCTATTAAAGACATTGATGGAAGGAGAAATTTTGGGACCAGAAGAACAGTATATTAATAACGAGGGTATGCAATATAATGGAAATATATTCAAGGAACTGCTGGTCCATGAGAAGCGAAGATGTTGCTATCGAGTGCGATAACCCTCGACAGGGAAATAGCTGCGAGcctttaaagctataaaACAATCATTAATGGAGGCTAGTGCCAATCCTATTCCTATGCAAAAGATTACACACGATGCTTTTGGATTCATGAATACCGTGTTCACCCTGCAGCAGGGAGTCCCCACGTCGACATTGATAAGCCACCCTTGCCTTGGTGGGCGATGTCCCTTCTTTCAAAATCACCTCCACGTCCTGGAACCTATAAGCTTCTGGTAGTGCTGCAACAGTTTGCCTTATGGTACCGGCCATCGTCGTAGGACCGGGTTTACTCCTGTGACACTCAGAACCCCACATGTACCAGGGTCGTTCTGAAGTTGTGGCATAAAAGTCACCTTCTTCCAGTTCAATAATTTTTTGGACGACAGCAGCTACAGCAACTCCATCCCAAAGTCCTTCACAGTGGCTAACTCTAACGAGCAATTCGATTGCTCTCCGGCGTATGAAAGGCTGTCGGCACTTTATCGCAGTGTAGGATAATGGAGGAAGAATACCCATGTCTGCTTTGAGGTCCAATCCTCTCTGATCAGGGATCCAGTCGCAGCCGGGTATTGGTGATTCTGCTTGGTTCAGTATCCCAAACACTGTAGTTGTTCTTTCCagcacatcttcaaaggTTTCAGAGTGCGAGTCGTACGTCATTTGGGATCCCGCAAGACCCCCTCCTGGATCTCGAGCTGAGAGCATGATTGTAGCCATGACATAGTAAACGCGCAGCAATTCGATTCCTGGCGACAGTCTTGATAATAAACTTAGCTGAACTACCGGGACTGATGCTTGATATGCGCTGAGCCACTTATCCAAGGCTCGTTGTAAAAAATGTTGCTGGCAATTGAATTCTTCAAGTGACAGTTTTTCCCAAGTGCCCTTTTGGCTCCTCTTTCTGGGTGGCCGAagcaccaagttcaagattCTGTCTAAATATGTTCTCATTTCGCCGAGACTGTCGAAGGTGGGCGGCATTTCGAGTGGATAAAGAGGGCCAAGCCCTGCAGCTGTTAACAGCACGCGAATTGGGTGACCGAATACGAGGTTTTGTGTATTCAAGCGTATAACTGCTTCGATAAGATCCAGCTCAATACATCGATCCTGCATGCTGTTCATGGGACGGGCATTGGCAGTAAGGGTTGCGATCTGCTGGAGGCCATTGTCGGCACGATAAAGAGCTAACAATAACCTGATACCGTTTTCAATATGTGTGTTAGCAGCAGCGCGGGCTCCTCGAATTATGTCAGTACATGTGAGCAAAATACACACAGCGAGTGTGACTTTAATGGACAGGTGATCTTTCGCGGCGAAATGAATGTGAAGACTctcaatggccttgttgtATTGCTGCAACCCAAGCTGTTGCCATTTGTCGATGAATGATCGACTCTTGGAGGATTTTGGGCCTTCAAGTGACATATCAGTTGTAATTTCACTTCGTTGGAACGACGAAAGGGCAATCAAGGCATGAAAGACAGCAGGTTCATTGTTCGAGAGCTGCAGCACCCTCGAACTCCAGAATCTGGATTGGAATACTCCAGAGAGCCTCTCCGACGACCAATAGCGGAAAAAGTCGAGGCAATTAGATTCATCGGCAGACATACGACCAAGTCCTGGAAGAAGAGTCCTCCTATATGGCTGAAGCGTGTCGATAGTACGGGTAGAAACTCGCGATCTGCTGGCAGAAGGGTTACTCCCACCACCCCAGATACCATACCCGTCGCAAACTCGCTTGGCAGATGTACATCTTTTGCATGTAGGCCAGGATTCGTCACACTTCAGGTGCCGCAATCTTCAGGGAAAATGGTTAATTGTGGACTTGAACACACACACACTACCACACAAGGAGAGTTAGCTGAGGGAAGAAAATATACCTGCATGTGCGGCAGCCACTTTTAACCCGAGTCTTCGGCATTTTATCATTAGGTCCTGTAGTTGGCCCCCTATCCACAGGTCTAATTATTTTGTCGTTGGATGCTCGGGAAGATGTGCTGAGAATGGACAGACAGGATAACTTTTCACACGCGTTGAGCAATCACGCTCAGCACAACGTTGATATCGTATGTGGAGAGCCAAACAACGTGTCACCGTGAGAAGCGCAGTTGGAACTAGTCTCGAGTAAGCAAATGAGAGCGTTGTCACTTTGACGGGTTAGATGCTGTTAAGACTAGGCAACTGTCTTTCACACATGACGTCTGGAGGAGATCGTCGAGCCTCCCAGCGACTTGGGAGAAGCCAATTAATTTAGTGGGGTTCACCGGATAAATCTTGATTCTATTGGTCAAGATCGATGCAGGGGTCTAGCCAGATGTCCTTTTTATTGTCACTACTCGTGCCCCGCCCCACCTTTTCCTTTGGTGGTGCGAGGAATCCGAGACCCAAAAAAGGTGGGGCGGGGCACGAGTACTGAGATGGCCGAGATCCGGCGCCAAACATGGGCCAAACCCCAGGCGACACGGGTTTGAGCTAACCAGAATGCGATGTGGTCTGGAATTCAGCCATGCCCGATCTCGCTTCGCATGCGGACATGAGGATTACCAACCGTGACAAATACGAAAGTCTTCCGCTTCTAGATACTTTCGTGGATCCCACTTACTGTTGCAATAGCGCCTAAAAACATCTTGAATTTCCGCAATTTGTCAACAAGAGCTCTGACGCATTGACCTCATTTCCATGAGGAACTGCTTAACACTGTGGGGGTGCGAGTGTgctttgacttggccaagtttcgGGTTTCGCCAATCAGGCGCAGATGGATTCAAGGGGAGCATCTTAAGTGGAACAAATGATCGAGGGTACGAATAGATTGAGAAGGCTgttatatatattattatgCAAAGCGCTCAAAAAGTATTAAAGCCGAAGACAAGCGTTTGTGTGCACTCACTTAGTCAGTAATTCAAGGAAAGAGAGCAGACGAAATTTCAAACTATGTAGCGGCTAGTTTATTTAACGGAAGATTTGCTTTTAATCTCCCTCCGTTAATTATATATGCCGTAAGTATGCGGAGTATATTATCCCCCCTTGTTATTTAAACATCGAACAAAAATAAGAAAGGAATTGACACGCTAGCCCAACTATTAACTGGGCTAAATTTGTAACGTTGGTAAATTAATCGGTGGGGATCTTCTTAAGCCCTGTATTGGTCCTGGCCAATAAGAACGGCACGTATCCGGTAAACTCTACTGAGTAAGAAGCCCGGACCGCGGTCGTCAAAGGGATCTAACCTGTTAAAGCAGCAAGGTTCTCTTAGGGTTAGGATGTGAGGAGGTGTGCGTTGTAAACCGTGGTCAGTTGATAGTGTAACTGGATAATGTGATTTGCTTGATTTCTAGCCTCAATATTTTATctacagaagaagagaggatACAAATAAATCGCAGTGGCTAAGCAATACCGAACAGGTCTAATTCTCATAAGTATCTAACAATTTAAGACGACTACCTctgtgttgttgttgaaattATCTCTTCCAACTCTATAACCCTTTTTATTGCTTTATTACTATCAGGTTATCTCCACTAACTTTATGATAAGATCAGTATTAAAATGGATATTTGAGCCTAACGGTCACTTACATAAGGTCCTCCCAGCTCCGATATCAATATTAGCTTACTTATTTAGGTACTAACGTTATTTCTTCCATCTCTCTCTAATTAATCTAAAAATGTACCTACTTAACCCCCCTTACCCTCCTCCCATTCTATCCTCGCCTGTACGGCTTTGATTGTTCAAGGCACCAGTCATACCACCTTCTGGCTATACCAGCCCCGCCCTCTGAAATGCTTCGAGATCCCTCCTCAAGATCTGATCGAATTTTAGCAAATCGACCCCAGGGAATAACTAGAAATATCCTTAGCAAATAAAAAATAAAGCAGAGTATAATCAACTACCATAAGTCCCTGATTTATCTAAAGTTATTTCGGGAGAGAGTCCGCCATATAACTCAGTATATGCACCATTGATAGCTGGATACAGAATGGTTGCATTGATGGCCCTGAAGGCAAGACCGTGGTGGTGTCTCTGAAGGTTCGACTTGACATTGCCGGGATTTAGGGGCTGAAAAGACTTGAGCTATATGTACCAGAGGAATAGATCAACTCGACTCACCACGCTGATAATGCCCTCGTCCTTATGCCTTCTGGCATATTCAGTGCCTTGATAGTAGACTCCAGCTTTACTTAAACTATATTTGGTGTATTTGGTCTCGTCCCTCTGTGAGTAATTTAAATTTGTCAGATCAATGCCACCTGAAGGAGACCTCTCCGCAGTTAGTGAGCAGACCCATATCACCCTGACGCAACCCTCCTTGCCATAAGTAGAGTAGATAGATGCTGTCCTTGCAAGTACTGGTGTGAGTAGCTCCGTAAAGTGGACAGCGCCAATATTATGTACACCAATCTGTAGCTCATAGccctgttttgttttggaacCTTTAGGGGGATGCATGACGCCAGCATTATTGAATAAAACATCAAGGCTTTTGGCTGACGCGAGGAATAATATAGCTGCTTTCGTCACGGACTCGAGATCGGCAAGATCGAGCTCGAGAAACTTTAGGTGCCCGACCGAAGAAGGATTTTTGTTGTGAATAGAGTTGATAGCCGCCATAGCTTTCTTAGGGCTTCGAGCTGCTATATAAACTGTTGCATGCTTTGCATACAGTATGCTAGCGAGCTCTTTGCCGATACCAGCGTTTCCGCCAGTAACAATATAAACCTATACATCCAAATCAGAGATTGCAACGAGGCGCTACATCAAAAATATACAGATCACGGGAAAGCGAAGAGAGCTATGCCTACTTTTCCAGACAAGTTTCCGACGTCTGTCTCTGTAAAATGCGGCTTAGGGGGCCACATTTGAGTTAGCCATGCTGTTGCCATAGCTAGAGAATTGGAGCGCATGAGATAGATGAGTAGAGAGAACACGGGCAAGGGAGAAATTAAAAGGGCAGTCCAAAAGACACGATAAGCAATTCCACGGATGGAACGTAGCTTTTATAGGGACTTAGCATTCTTATCTCCGCGAAGTGATGAAGGAGGGTAGCCTTGACAGAGCCTCGGAGTGTTACCATCCTCTTTCGTCGGCAGTATGCAGGCAGACAACGGATTATTATGTTATTCCGAAAGGTGGGACAAAATTATCACGGAAAATATCTCATCCCAATCGGCCACCAGGGCGGTCTAGTCTAGCTCGACATGCCCATTAAACCACAGTCTTTGTCTTGAGCGCGTATTCGACAAGGAGTCTCAACAATACACAAATCTGGTTTATAGGGAGTATTACTCACTAGCCAAACTAAGAGACCACTAATCCATGTACAATAAAAAAGCTAAGGGAGTTTTAGCCTAGGAAGTAGAATCAAGATAGAAAACAGTACATAACAAACATCCTCGCGTACGTCTAGCATTAGGGAACTTGGCtgcaccacatgcagctaAGCCCTATGAAAGAATTAAAGAAACTAGAGATTTAGCTGCTGGGAAATAATTAAAAGACATACAGGCGAAAACTGGACAGCTGTAGCAGAGGAATCGAGAAGTGATAAGAGTCGTGCATTCTATTAGGTCCCCAAGAATATACAAATTGCTCTTTAATACGAGATTGTGTCAACTGAAATCTAGATATAAATGTTTAGAATTGCAGCATTCGTTAATGGTTACTAATTACTTACTTATCGCAACGCCGTATCACTAACTTGTTTCATAACGCGGTAACCATGACGAGGCAGGACGGACACTTTATTAGACGCTCGAGTTTTGGAAGCGGGTATTCAGGCCCAGAATATCCTGCTGCACTGATCTGCCAGTGCTCAGCATAGCCTTGCCGGCCAGTGATGGAATGCATATGGATGGATTGAATCGCTTATGGCTAATGTTTGGAGAGCTTAACAGGTGTGCGAGTCTAACTTAGAAACCAAAATAGAGTATTTAATACTATAAACAAATATTTTTTGCAGTTTTATTTACCTGATTGTCCATAAATCGGCCCGAAAACTTTACCTGAACAACCTTGCCATCGTCCAGGTATATAGAGGTTTCACGGAGATGCTAGAGCCATGCATATTTCAGCTTCATGATGCGTTTTGAACTACTAGGGGACGCAGACTTGGCTTCCCGCGGCTTATGAGCATTTACTCACGCCTTGGTCTAGATCTTCCAATAAACCCTGTTACATGGTCAGGCATCGTTAAGAGCGGTTTCCAGACCAATTGACCAACCAGGACGTTTGGTTGCCGACGCAGCCAATAGGATGTTCTGCTGGAAGCATGTCAGCTCCCCCTTTTCTAACCATCGAGATTCTGGCGGGCCATCCGGTATTCAGTATGTCGCTGGCAAAGAGCGATGCCATCCCTGCCAATTGAGAATATCATTACATGGCAATTAGTAAAGGCGGCCGGGGGGGAACGGCCTGACATTGGTCTGCTAGGGTAACCCTTTGCAACTTGGTGGTGCAATCAGCAAGTTCGACTGGGAGTGACGATCAGTCAGAGGGATCCTCTGATGGTCAGGCAAATACGGAATGGTGTTTACCGCGGAAAGGTTATTCTATCAGTCGTTACAAAACGCGGTGAAGTACGTAAGGTGAATGCACAGATCCTCTAATTTAGCCACTAGGATAGAATAAGACGTATTGCGGGCTTAAGGTCTGTTTGGAAGGCAATTATACCCAGAACTAAATCCGTATGTCGGAGCTCAAAGCTCACAAATTCCGACTTCACCAGCGAGAGTAATCTCCGTGTAGTGCTTCTATAACCCGGAGTGTAAGCAACGTGGAAGCTCATTATAGCATAGCGGCAGCAATACAGTTCTCCGCTCTCCGGTAGCTCCCGGATGTGGACACCGTTCTGCGGGATACTGATTATAAATTCCAGATATGTGTTCTTAATGTCCGCCGGTGCTGCTGATAAATCTAGCCGAGTTGGAAATAGTCGTGGACAGACAGACCCGAGCATCCGAAAAGCATATACCTACTATGGAAATCATGAACGTTGAGAATATACCTATTCAATAACTGACAACGACGCTTTACCACCTCCTGCAATTGATCGCGGTAGGCCCTTTCAGTAGTAGATGCAATGGCACCTATCAAGAACgttgccgtctttggcgtACGTGAGGCCTCCCATTTTAGACGTATCTATTAGCTAACGTTGATAGGCATCCGGAACTCTTGGGCATGTTCTTCTACCAGCGCTGCTTAACTCTAACTTTAGCGTTACCGCTATCTGTCGACCCGGAAAACCGTTCAGCTACCCCAATGTGACCGTCAAGACGGCTTGCTACGATGACTTACAAGCCCTCACTGCTGCACTTGAAAACCAAGACGCCATAATCGAGGCATTCAACCCGGCGGCTGCGACCTGCCAAGCTCTGATAATGAAGGCAGCCATCGCAGCTAGGATATCCCATGTTATCACGCCGGACTTCAGTTCTGATACGTTCAACGAGTACGTGGATGAGCTCCATATTTTTGAGCCGAAGCTCAAAGCCCAACAGGAGCTACAACGCGCTGGCATATCCTGGACTGCCATTATCGTTGGAGCCTGGTACGACTGGGCAATTGAGAATGGTAAATTCTGGGTCGACCGAGAGTCTCACCGCATAACCCGTTTTGGCTCGGGAGATCAAAAGATAAGTATCAGTCGAGTAGGAGTTTGTGGTGAGGCTGTAGTGGCTGTTCTAAAGGCGCCAGATAAATATCTTAATCGGCCCGTTTACATCGCTAGCCATACAGTGTCAACTAATGAGCTGATTGAGTTGGTCAAGGAAATTAAGGGCAATGTTTGGAACATTGTGGATGTCAGGCTCGATAAGTTCATCGATAACGCCAAGGAGTTGTGGCATCATGATACGGAAGCCGGGGTAGAAGATCGGCTTGGGTCCCAAGCTTACCGGATGTTAGGCACAGCTGCACTGTTTAACGAAAGCAATCGATACTCTGCTAATTTTGGGGACAAGTTGGAAGAGGGTTGGGGTGAGGGGCGTAAGGCCCTTAAGGAAGATCTCAAGAGGCTCCTTTCGTGAACTGTTAAATACACTGTCTCTTTGTATATTCTTAGGCCCTTTAAACCACTGCGGTATTTTTCAATCTTACGAAAGCATGTGATACTAACAGTCGGCTGCAAGTGACTGGTGAATGTGGAATGTCGTTTCTACTACCTTCGGTAGATAACTGGTTATACCTGTTACAACTAAACAAATAACGAAAACGTCTACTAACTGGTTAGTTATCGTAATAGCTAAGTCTTTCAGGTGCAATATAATCTAGTGATCGCTATTGGATAATTATTTCTACATATTCTCGGCTTCCATGTTTTTTCGCATAGTGTTCCCTTTACAGGATTGAAGTCCAATTGCCGCCGGTTGGGAAAAGGGAGAGGGAAGGCGCGTCGCATACAGAAATCTACTATAAATAGGATCCGCAATAGGCACTAAACTGAGACCGCCAAAGAGATACTTCCCCTAGTAGTAGCGCCAGGTTTGTCGTAGGCCATTTTCCTAGGGACTCACATGCACCCGAGGCAGACTGAGGTTGATGAGCCTGTGCGGGTGAACTCCagggatgaagacgaaaCAGCCTCGCTAGGTCTATTTTGGTCGCCATTTAATACCTGATTGTCAAGTTGTCACAAAGGACCGACAAGTTTAGAGGCAAAAAGGATAGACACCTCGCCTGAAACGACCGGCCGGTCTGCCTCTGTCTCTCGCTTGGTCGCTTTAATCTGTGAGCACGAAGTTATCGCTAAATaatttaaaaaaaaatgcCACGGCATCTTCTCCTAGTTGTTCTAACCTGCGGACCACACGTCTACTTTCGCCGCTACTAGTCACACAAACTCTATTGCCCTCTACGATTCTCAAGAATAAACTTACATTGTAACCTCCCAAGCAGGATAACTATCGCTTAAAACTTGTTCGCTATAGCTATTTGTTGGAACTGCTCTAAAAGAAGAGATTGCTACTTTCTTTCGGTTTTCCCAACGTTAAATTAATATTTATAAGTACGTCTATGCCTTATACTACTGAGAATAGCGTTATGCCTGTTTCTCGTTTGCTCCCTTGTGAGAGGCTACATCTATCGTGGCTACACAAAAGAAGAACTAGATAAGCATTTACATAAAGAGAATAGAGCCACATAAAGTATTAATCTTAGCACATCTCGTGAGGTTCAAACTATGGCAAAGAATTATGTAGCGATTAACTAGCTTTGTATCCTAAGATTGCAGCACACAGAGAGGCAAAACTCATTAGGTCTTAGATAAGCAGGGGTTAAGGAGGTCTTGTTAAAACCTAGACACATAATGTCCAATAAGAAGACAACCTAGCCGGCGCGGCCCTACTAGGCCTTAGTTTTTAATGTCTCCGAGTGGGATTTGTAGAGTTCTATGTGCCGATTCTCCGACCTGTTTATTATCGGACCTAATATTGCTCTGTTCCGGAGTGAAACCGCACTAGTTCGGCCATTCTTTGGCATCGTTTAGCAATTAATCACAACTTGTTAACCGTCGGTTATTACTCTCCACACAGCGCAACGCGCGTACGCGTAATATAGTAGTTAATAAGCCGTATTCCTAAAACGTCCTTAGGCAATCTCCCACAAGATTGCTTACCTGTTATTTGTCATGCAACCGCGCCTTTCCACCGCGCGGTCTAGAACAAAGGCTTACTTTAACATGGTTGGTATTCTAAGCTGCACGTTAAGCTTTCGACTGTAGAAACTATAAATTATAATAGCTCTGCCAGATTTACGCGCTTTAAGATAATTCTTGTGTCTATTTAAAAATCTAAAGTTACTACTCAAGTATTTTTGCGGCCTTTATTATTTTCTAAAGCAAAATGCAAGTGTTTAAGTTTATATTTAGTCTTACTCTAGTTGCCATAGCTACAGCTATGCCTGCGCCAGCGGCCTGTAATTCGCAAGCCTGCCACAACTGTCAGCAACGTTGTCTGTCAAATATTTCGCCTGTAGGTGCAGCCGGATGTACAGTCGCATGCCAGACTAGCGTGTGTAAAGGCTGCTAAGAGGTAGGTACTAACTCTATCCTTTCTTCCACTCTAAAACCTAACTGCTAACTTATACAATAGTACACAAGTATTCTTAACTTGGGATAACTCTGTTAATTTGAGGTTAGCAACTGGGCTATGTAGCGGTTATTGGGTGGGGCTGCGTGGCATGCGAGGGGTCTCTGTCTTCTTGTGTCTCGGGAGTCTTAGTATAACCCGATCTATCTGTGTGGAGGTTGTGTGGGGGATTGACGCTGCCTCTAGGGGGATCGGGGCTTAGGTAGTAACTAAACAGAAATGCTATAGCCGTTGTATGGAGTTCCCTTAGGGTTTAAGCTCGGCCGACTATTTGCAGGGTATAAAATATATTAATAACAAAAATAAAGACTCTAACGTGATTGCATAATAAGCTAGACACGCTACTGCTAAATAGAACTCTCTATTCTTAACTTCACATTTCTTAGCTAATAATTATAAAAACCTCAAATACAGAAAGTTAATAATCTTAGCTTGCTAAGCTATTTAGAATAACCTAAATCTAAGCGCTTAAGCCGCCTGTAAGATCTATAACGTGCCTTATAGCATACTAAGCTCTCGCTTAAAGGGAATTACTACACAACGTgatgcagacaagacagGCGAAACAAAATTAAAACTCTACCCTTCCACATACGTTAATTAAATTTCTCTCGCCTAGGAACTGTAGACCTGCCTCTAGAATAACCTTATGCTCAAAAAACAACTAGGTCTGAACCGTCCAGACCGTAACTCCTGCTCTATCTAGAATGGTATCTGAAATATCTATAAGGTTTGGTAATCCGGTAGAACTTGTGTGGTTATTGCACGATAGCATACATTCTATGATTGGTGGACTGGGCAATGCCTATCTTTGCTCTGTCCGGGATTGGCTAACTGCTGCCTCTAGGTTTGTGGTGAGAACTACTGTGAAGAGTTCCATCTACAATGGAACTGGTTCACTAATACCAAAAAAGTGCTAGTTGTTGGTTATGGATACTTTATATGCATTGTGTGCAGATGGCAACGTTGTGAACGAGTCACTATTAGGATCTAATGTAACCTCTTAAAGGCTCCTATTTCTAAACCCATCCCAGTTTTGTTAAATAATTAGGCGGCATACACTCTCTTTTCCTACATACGGCATTATACGGCATGCTATAatatctttctttttttcaaTTATTTATTCTCTTGCTTGCTTTATTTGGCTTAGTCCTTCTGGCATGCATTGCCTTGTGCTTGTCAGAGTAATCTAGCCGACCAAGGGTAATAGGTACATCTTAACTACTACCCTTCTGCCTTGGCTTTATGTCTTACCCTTCTATATAGGAGAGTAGATATCTGCAAGATAGTGGAAGTCTGTTTTGTTCTCTATTCTCTATCCTTGCAACTTGCTGTACTGACACCTATCTGACAGACGATTAAGGATGATATTATCTTAAGGTTCCTCCTTTAAAGGCGGAATCCGCTTCTTCACGTTCTTTCtatctcttctctttcttgCAGTTTCTCTTGTTAGTGCTAAGGAGTGTAGCTCGTTGAAGCCTTGTGCGACAGGCTGCTGTTCTAAATTTGGCTATTGCGGATGGGGAGACGAATTCTGCGGCTTAGGCTGCCTTAATAATTgcaatgccaagaaggacTGTGACGCCAGTCGCCCCTGAAAATTTGGTTGCTGCTTGAAGTTTAGCTTTTGCGGACTTAGCGGTGACTTTTGTAGTCTGGAAAACTGCGTTGCTGGGTGCCAGACAAAATCACAATGCGACCCTGGCTGGGGTTTGGCGTACTTAAACTATAGCACTTGCCCATTGAATGTCTGCTGCTTAAAGCACGGCTTCTGTGGCACGACTGAAGAGTTTTGCGGCGAAGAAAAGGTCAAGCGGCTATTGTGTGATGCGAAGTCCTAGAAGGTTAACCGCGTTATTGGGTACTATGAGGCATGGGCTTAGAATAGAGCGTGCAATAGAATCCGTCCCGAAGATATTACCGCTAGTGTCTACACTCACATTAATTTTGCATTTGGCAGCGTAGATGCCTTGTCATTTTCTGTCGTACCAGGAGGGGCCAAGGATGTGAACCTCTGGCGCAGGATGACTGCTGTACGGTTTAACGACCTGGCAGTTAAGATATGGCTTGCTATTAGAGGCTGGACATTTAATGACGACGACTAGCCCACAAGGATGACGTTTTCTGATATTGCTGCGTTGGAGAGCAGACAAGCTTGATTTTTCGAATTCTTGATTGGTATTATGCAGACGTATTAATTTGATGGAGTGGACCTGGACTGGTATGAAATCCTATTTAGCAGTTGAGGAAGTATTACACGCTCTTGATTAGATCTAGCTGACGTTGAATGCTTACGACAGGGAGTATCCGAGAGCAGCAGATCGCAGCGGACTATGCCAACTTTCCCGTCTTTGTTAGCCGCTTGCGATCAGCTTTGAAAAATGCCAATCCAGAATATGGCATATCCATTACCATCCCAATTAGCTTCTGGTATTTGCAGCACTTTGATATCAAAAGTCTCTAGGAGAACGTTGATTGGTTTAATGTCATGTCATATGACCTCTATGGAAAGTGGGATCCTTCTACAGATTATGGAAAGGAGCACGGGGCGTTGTACGTACACAACATGCCTTATCACGAGATTCTGTCGGTTGGAATGCTAACAGAAACAGCCTTAATGCACATACCAATCTTACTGAGATCCGGGACATGCTCGACTTGCTGTGGCGTAACGACATTAATCCCCAGATGGTGACTCTAGGCTTTGCCTTCTACGGCCGCAGTGCAACAGCGGCAAGTCCCGGATGTGTGAACCCGGGTTGCCAGTTTGTATCAGCTGGTCTCTCTG
It encodes the following:
- a CDS encoding oxidoreductase - protein (similar to Togninia minima UCRPA7 XP_007916846.1) yields the protein MAPIKNVAVFGASGTLGHVLLPALLNSNFSVTAICRPGKPFSYPNVTVKTACYDDLQALTAALENQDAIIEAFNPAAATCQALIMKAAIAARISHVITPDFSSDTFNEYVDELHIFEPKLKAQQELQRAGISWTAIIVGAWYDWAIENGKFWVDRESHRITRFGSGDQKISISRVGVCGEAVVAVLKAPDKYLNRPVYIASHTVSTNELIELVKEIKGNVWNIVDVRLDKFIDNAKELWHHDTEAGVEDRLGSQAYRMLGTAALFNESNRYSANFGDKLEEGWGEGRKALKEDLKRLLS
- a CDS encoding fungal specific transcription factor domain-containing protein: MSADESNCLDFFRYWSSERLSGVFQSRFWSSRVLQLSNNEPAVFHALIALSSFQRSEITTDMSLEGPKSSKSRSFIDKWQQLGLQQYNKAIESLHIHFAAKDHLSIKVTLAVCILLTCTDIIRGARAAANTHIENGIRLLLALYRADNGLQQIATLTANARPMNSMQDRCIELDLIEAVIRLNTQNLVFGHPIRVLLTAAGLGPLYPLEMPPTFDSLGEMRTYLDRILNLVLRPPRKRSQKGTWEKLSLEEFNCQQHFLQRALDKWLSAYQASVPVVQLSLLSRLSPGIELLRVYYVMATIMLSARDPGGGLAGSQMTYDSHSETFEDVLERTTTVFGILNQAESPIPGCDWIPDQRGLDLKADMGILPPLSYTAIKCRQPFIRRRAIELLVRVSHCEGLWDGVAVAAVVQKIIELEEGDFYATTSERPWYMWGSECHRSKPGPTTMAGTIRQTVAALPEAYRFQDVEVILKEGTSPTKARVAYQCRRGDSLLQGEHGIHESKSIVCNLLHRNRIGTSLH